GCAGATGCATTATCTAGAATAATTGTACAGGATAAGGATTTCTGTAAACAATGCAATCTACCATGGGATTATGTGTATATCAATTCAAGTGACAAAAGTGATAGTCTAAACATCATAGACCAACAATGTGAAACTCAAAATTCACAAATTATCAGTACTATTGACGAAAACGAAAATGAGGACTTGGATTCAGAAGACCTTCCGAAAAGAAGAGGACCGAAACGTAATGCTCCGAGTAAAGCAAAAGGACTGAAGAAACCTGTTATTGATTTATCACCGGAATCTATACGGGAATTGCAAGTGAATGACCCTGGTATAGGTCCAGTTTTAAAACTGAAAGAGGAAAACAGGGGAAAACCAACAAGTGATTCGGTTGTGCAATTCAGTCAGACAACGAAATTTTGGATAAGTCGATGGGATTTACTGGAGATCAAGGATGGTATGTTATGCGAATACTGGGAAGACGGTCCAACCTATTCAAGATGGCGTGTTTGTGCTCCGTGtgaaattcaaaagtatgttttatGGCAGATCCACGATTCACCAACATCAGGACATCAGGGCATCAATAGGACTTGGCAAAGAGCCAAAATGTGTCCATTTTACTGGAAAGGAATGAGGCAAAGTGTTATCGATTATGTAAAAAGCTGCGAtatatgtgaagaaaaaaaagaccCAAAGTATACGAAACGACACGAGCTTAAATCTTATATTACAGGAGGGCGTTTTGAAAGAATTGGAACAGATATAGCTGGACCATTTCCCATTTCTAACAATGGAAATATGTACATAGTAGTAATTGAGGATTATTTCACTAAATTCATAGAAATATTTCCAATACCTAATATGGAAGCAAAAACGGTCGCCGAGGTGATGCTTAAAGGCTGGATAAAAAGATATGGATGTCCACTAGAATTGCATAGTGACCAAGGTAGACAGTACGAAAGTCAGTTATTTCAATCTATATGCAAATTCTTAGAAATAGATAAGACAAGAACGACACCAGGTCACCCTAGATCGGATGGATTAGTAGAGCGTTCGAATAGAACAATTAAAGACATGATATCAAAATATGTGCGCACCGATCAGAAAGACTGGGACCGATGGATTGACTTCGTGGCAATGGCATATAATTCTACTCCTCATCAAAGCACCGAAATTTCGCCATTTAGGATGATTTTCGGGGAAGAAATGAGAATGCCATTAGACGTAATTTTAGCGGAGGAATTATGTGAGAATGGTAGTGAATTAGTTAGCGAACACGATCATGTTATGAAGCTTcaagataaattaaaaacaatacatgAAATTGCGAGGGTATCTCTAGGAACAGCAGCGAAGCGCCAAAAGCGTCAGTATGATAAAAACGTTAAGAGACTGGATTATAGTAAAGGTGATTTAGTTAGACGATACCAACCGAGGACCGCGAAAGGAGTGAAGAAGAAATTATCGAGATTTTGGACAGGCCCGTGGGTAATAGTTGAGAAACTTTCCAACGttttatataaaatcaaacaTTCGCCGAATTCAACGCCTGTTATAATACACGCTGACAATTTAAAATTGTACAAGGGGGAGAAAGTTCCAAAATGGTTTAAGCCACAGAAAACAATTGTTCAAGCGGAAATGCCAAATTTACAAGCTTTTGAAGAAATGCGGCAAAATAATATGGAAAGAGAAAAAGAcactgaaaatgaaataaattcgGAACCAACTCAACATCTTAATGATACGGATACGTCGGAGAAGTCATTCACTCCGCCCGTTATTACCGCAAATAATTTCCCTGAAAGTTCAAACGAGGCACCGCCAGTAACTCCGTCTGGTACTCCGTCTGGTACTCCGCCTGCAATTTATCGAACGCGGTTGGGTCGGGTCATCCATAAACCACCTAGATTTTCATAAGTAAGGACGTTTACACCAGCATGGATGCAAAGTTTAGTTGTGAATTTTGTGATTTGTCATTTACAaagaaaaggaataaaaagagACATGAAAAGGAAATTCATGGACAAAGAAAGAAGAATAGTCATTGTGACATATGTAATTCTAGTTTTGGAAGGAAAAGTGACCTTAAAAGGCATGTTAGGAAATTCCATAGTGATGAAAATAAAGGACATCAGGAAGTTCCAGCAGAAAAGGAAGAATTACTTGTTAAAATTCCTGATTATTCTGACATTTCGGATGATGATATTGAATGGGATGATAACAATAACATTACTAGTGATTATAATTTTCCTGATAGAAATGCCAACGGAGACGcaactacatcatgtacatatgaAGCTGATAATTGTGTAACAGTAGAAAAAGAAAACTGCAACTTAGATGGCTTTTGTGTAGTGGATGATGACTTTCTTGATATAACGGAAGAAGAATTTACAGACATGAAATCTAATTTAGTAGTAGAGGAAGAAGTGAAAACAGTAACACTAACATTGATAAAGACTGAACAGAAATTCTTGGACGGCTCCGTCAAGGTCAAAAAGGAAACGTGTATTGGCTACACAGAGAATGTTGACAAGAATAGGTTAAATGTGCCGGATATTGTAACAGAAGTTACTAATTTAATCAATGATGTTGTGGATTCAAACAACAATGTACCTGAGATGTTTTATAATCTTTAATTTACAATAGATCTATAAATAGATAATCCAATTCATCAAAGGTTATTATATAGAACGATGTGATTAAACACCTGTGtaggattttatattttattcgtTAATATTTGTTTCTGGAATAGGAATTCCACAGTCCTGGAAAGGGGGTATTGTTACGTATTTTATTTCATGAACATTAAATCGGAGCCCAAGAGATCCGTCAGGAGATCCGTCCATGGCTCCGACGAGGATTTGTATATAAAGGCCGGGAATACCATTACGTGAAGGCCGGAGAGCGAACATTTGTAGAGTGAAGGATTACATTTAGTGCGCTGAAAAGAGTAACTATTCGCAATGATATGATGTGGTTTAAGTGAATATACGAGCTTGATGGATATATTAGTTTAGTGAGGATATATGCGGGTTTTAAATGACTGACAATTATTTGatgtatattttgattatttatgtgattttaataATACAACATAACAACTTTTTATTTGTGTTTGAGTCTGTTCGCCTTGCCCATAAAGGTTCACGTTACACATATTTAGTGTAAAGTGCAAAGTCCCAAAAAATGTAGTTAGAGTTATGAATTTTCGTTAATTCATATATATCAcattttataagaaatattaacattaaaccgggataaaaaaaatctcaattatactaagaaaagaatattcaatgaatattatacaatactagaacacacccgtgatatcacgggtacGTGACTGAATtatagtatataactatgcgcaagccttattttagtattagtattgtcatctgataaagtcatgccgattataagatacacagtttttctctgctttcaagtatttctgtttgaacccgtcgaactgaaacaataatattaattatt
The window above is part of the Mytilus edulis chromosome 6, xbMytEdul2.2, whole genome shotgun sequence genome. Proteins encoded here:
- the LOC139526695 gene encoding transcription factor hamlet-like; the protein is MDAKFSCEFCDLSFTKKRNKKRHEKEIHGQRKKNSHCDICNSSFGRKSDLKRHVRKFHSDENKGHQEVPAEKEELLVKIPDYSDISDDDIEWDDNNNITSDYNFPDRNANGDATTSCTYEADNCVTVEKENCNLDGFCVVDDDFLDITEEEFTDMKSNLVVEEEVKTVTLTLIKTEQKFLDGSVKVKKETCIGYTENVDKNRLNVPDIVTEVTNLINDVVDSNNNVPEMFYNL